gagcaaattctatcatgttttaaagtattaattagtaattattagttgcattttagttctatacatatatattgctacataactcatgttaatatgctcgaaaattatgtatccgcccggacaagtgtcctcgaaaatgtgtccggccgtgtgtaattatatatcatgtaatacacggccggacacatttcctcggatacttccccgggcggatagatgtttttcgagtgtattaacatgttatatgttgtattttaacaTTGTATTAAATTTACAtcgtatatttatttatttattattttttctgtagatgaatgaatatgggagatactttgtggttaattatggaggtgccttcaatggttatgagtacatcggcggctcttctaagaatttgcatattttcggagacacaATGGCCAGTACGGTGTACATGATAAATTACCTGATGAtggagaattcattgagcactaattacagcttgtattatttgacgaagagattaaatggtagggtatacagtaaaaatattcttgccgatgacaatgatttgcttcagttgctggcgtcgcagccacattttcctgagatttatgttgtTGAAGACGATTACAGTGGAGGAGTGTATGTTCCTTCGttcgatctccctcaatcttccgggtatggaggtgaatccaatgcaacattcgaaggtggggacggattggaagcaatccaaagatatgcttatttagacCTATCAGCCGGAGATTCACCGGCGCAACAAAGTGTTGAACCGTCGGTCACTTGGGGTAATGATCAGTCAACGGGTTGGCCTTCATGGGATGAGCCAAATCCGTACCAGTACGATCGCCTAACAACTGATCGTTGTTGGGGTCCAGCTGATGATCAATATACGTACGAGCCTCAGTTTGTGGAGGATGCTGGTAATGTAGATGAAGATTATGTTCCATCGTCTGAAGCCGAGACTGATACAAGCGCCTCTGAAGACTTGTCGGAGACAGAGAACGTGAGAAGGGCGGGGATTGAATATGCAGGTTGGCAGAATTTGCAGATCGACGAGGATGATGACGAACAGGTTCCTGGAGCAGAtgaactaactaattggttagtacCGGTTATCCCGTTGGACGCCGCAGCGGCACTTGTGGATATTGAAGATTATCAGCTACTGCCTCGGGAGTTGTCaaagaatatgtatttcaatagcaaagatgatctgatcgttgcaatcggtctgtggaacatgaagcaggGCAAGGAATTTTCTGTCAGCAAATCAGACAGCAGACGAGTCTACTTCAAATGCAAGCATTCAGATACGTGCCCCTTCAAGCTCCATGCATCGTCACAAGATGGAGCCATTTGGGGAGTGTATAAGTTCACTAATGAGCACTCATGCGACGGTGAGCTAGGGCGCGTAGCGCGAATAAAGGCCCCCGCAAAAGTCGTCGCAGCATATTTAGCACAGAAGATACACGACGATTGCGAGATCTTGAAGCCGAAGGCCATCCAGCTGGAGCTGCGACGTGAGTTTGGCGTACAGATCAAGTACGATGTTGCATTGCGAGCCCGTAATCGAGCCACTGAGATGGTTTATGGTCGACATGATCAGTCCTTCGAGATGCTGCCCAAGTACTTATACATGTTGAGACAATCCAATCCCGGTTCGATGGTGGAGTGGGAAGTTGACGATGATggccgattcaaacacttatttgttgctcttgcagcttcggctacccctttcatgttcagcttacggccagtgattgtcgtcgatggcacacacttgaagggcaagaataggggtattttgtttgttgcagtGACGAAGGACGGCAACGAGAGTTTGTTCCCACTCGCGTATGGTGTTGGCCCGAAAGAAAACGATGAATCGTGGACTTATTTCATGTCACGCATTCGACGTGTTTATGGCCAAGCCAATGAACTTTTGATTGTCTCTGATCAGCATATCTCCATTGCCAATGCTATCAGGAATGAGTTACCAAATGCAACCCACGGCCTATGCTACTACCATTTGCAAAATAACCTGAAGCATTACGGTAAGGCAGTGGTCGAGGTGTATCGACAAGCTGCATTTGCGTACGAGAAGTCCGACTTCAACAGGgctatgaacgccctgaagTTTATGAAGAGAGCTACGTACGATAAACTAATGGGGATTGGGCCGGAGAAGTGGGCTCGTTCGATGTGTCCTATGCCTGTGCGACGCTACAGTTTTATGACATCAAATGCTGCTGAAGCTTTTAATTCCAGATTGTTGTGGGCAAGAAGACTTCCTATATGCTCGATGTTAGAGGCAATCAGAATTGTTATTGAGAAATGGTTCAGCGAGCGACTAAGGGCTGCACAACAAATCGAGCAAGGCTTGACTGCTGAGGCTGGTAAAATGGTAGCTATTGAAGTCCAAAAAAGTCGTCGATACACTGCACAAAGGTTGAGTGGCATGAAGTATAAGGTGCAAACTGCTGACAGAAGCTTCAAGGTGGATCTGGAGAAGAAAAAATGCGAATGTCGAGTATTTCAGCTAGACCAACTGCCATGTTCTCATTCAATCGCTGCAATAAGGTACGATCATGAAATGATTACTGTCGGGTTCATTGAAATGTAAATATGTTCTAATGTTCGTTATATTGATTACTATcgagtttgtttgtttttatagtGAAGCCGGTGATACGATCGCGGAGTATGTAGACTCGTACTACACGAATGACTTTCTTATCGATACTTACTCTCGCGAAGTTAATAATCTCCCGCCGAGACGCTAGTGGTTGGTTCCCGAGCACATCGCTGAGCAGGTTGTATTACCTCTGATTGTAAAAGGTCAAGCGGGGCGCCCAAAAGAAGGTAGACATCGAGGTGGTGGTGAAGGCACCAGCACACAAGCCGATGAGTCTTCTAGTATCAGGCGTCGTAAACCAAAGAAGTGCAGCATCTGCCATGAAGAAGGACACAGCAAGAGAACGTGCGCTGGCAGGGCGACTGAGCCCAAGGAGTAGTGGGATGTATTTGTGTGCTGTAacagttaatgatattgattGAAGTATCTTATTATTCGATAAGCTGGAATGATTTACAGGAAATAATGCTCGTTAAATAACCAAATAGAAGCACACATTAATGTAACAATATACAAAACTATGCAGAACCAAGTCTAGTGATACGGGCTTTCCTAGTTTCACACAACGAAAATATAGATCTAGCAATCTTGGCCCTGTATGCCGCCACGTTGTGGTTACCCCACTCAATGGATGGAGAGCCAGATATCAGTCGTTCTGCATACATGCAGACGAAAGGCCCGCAGCTGACAGAGTCCTGCTGGTGAAACTGAACCTCCGCTGGAGCAAACACCGCCGTCATAAGTGGGTACTTCTCCTTTGCCACTGTCGAATCAATGGATGTGTCGTCTAGCCACCTCGCCAACTGAAGGACAATTGGCAACAATCTCAGTAAAGGCAGTAGTTCACCAACTCGACCATCCTGCTGTCGAGGTGATAGCTTGTGGAATACTGGGTCATAGACCTCGCAAACCAATTCTCCTAACCGGATCCGACATAGGACAAAATGGTGGCCAATTATGACTGGCATGAGAACCTATGACAAACCACAATgaattgataagaaacaacatatAAAGCACAAATGACTAATGACAAATAATTGTTTAACTGATTACATGTGTGGCATCCATCCATCCTATATGACCAGGAGGAAGTTCATGGCCCTTAACGGCTTTTCCACGTATTTGGCAGAGCCAGTCTATCCGGGGCTGCCAACCATCAGCTACTGCTCCATGCGTCAATATATGATACTCATCTGGAGTAAACTCACTTCTTGCCCACTTCTCCAATAGAGCGTCCCACTCGCCCTGGAGGTATATCTACAAATCAATAgaagtaattaataatttatattcgcACCAATGAAAACATACAAATAATGAAAGTTTGCTTACAAACCAATCCGTGTCTAATATGATTGTGTTATTCATATCTACGTCATCCAGTAAATCTGCTGAAGCTCGAAGTCTATTTCTCAAGCTTAAGAAATACAAGTCAATATCCTgcaacaaagttaaaatcaatAAGTTAGTAGAAAGTAATTTAACAATGTTaaaatcaatagattatttacCCCAGTTGTGAATTCCTGGCTGACATTATCCACCCGCGCGAAGTCGTCGTACTCCCGCAAACCACCACTTGCCTTGACATAAATCTCACGACCCCTACCCTCTCGACACCTAGCCATCCACTTCTCATAATGGTCACTGCAGACTTGTGTCACTGGACGTGGcatttggctattaacccaaggCGATCGCTGATAGTTCGACGGACGCCTCACCCTCTGACTGCGACGCGGGGGCTCTGCTGGCGGCTGCTCTGCCGGCGGCTGCTCTAGGTGCTGCAGCAGCAGTACCTGTGGCTGCTCTGCCTGTGGCTCAGGCTCCTCCGTCTGAGCCTGTCCTGCCGAACTGGACTGTCCCCACTCAtgtggtgcaatagaagtgagcGGTTCAGCAAAGAATATCGGGGTCTCTGTTCTATACTGCGGCTTCAGGAATGGGGAAGACCAATGAGGGTAGACCTGGGTCGACCAGTCAAAAGTCTGCTCCGCCGGTGTGTAGTCGCCCTGAACAGACTGATTCATGGCCCGCCACTGCTCGTTGTAATCCTGGGTCTGGATACTGGATGGTTCCTCACCGCGGGGGTCGTCGTCGCAGGAACGTGAAACGCTTGGCCCTGAAGCGTCGGGCCCTGAAGCACTGGGTGGAGGAGACCGTCGCTGTGGAGGAGAACGTGGCTGGTAATCATCAGGGGACCGTCGCTGGTCATCATCATCAGGGGAGTCGGGCACTGGGAAATGTTTGCTCTTCTTGCACCTATCCTTTTTACCCTTGCCCTTCAGTTTATCCACGAATTTGCCGAAGGCCTTCTTAATCTCCTGACGGATCGTCTTCTTCACCCACTTACGGTCCACCTCACCCTCGCTGGGACTGGATACAGACCGAGATCCGCTCGACGATGAAGAAGTATGCGGCGCTGGGCTCTTGCCCGGATCTactgaatgacgagccggctcgtggggtcgagcatccctcacagggccCCGAACACTGTGACTGCGAGTCATACGAGGTTGACTAGGTACATTCTCCTC
The genomic region above belongs to Salvia miltiorrhiza cultivar Shanhuang (shh) chromosome 5, IMPLAD_Smil_shh, whole genome shotgun sequence and contains:
- the LOC131024979 gene encoding uncharacterized protein LOC131024979, which codes for MGIGPEKWARSMCPMPVRRYSFMTSNAAEAFNSRLLWARRLPICSMLEAIRIVIEKWFSERLRAAQQIEQGLTAEAGKMVAIEVQKSRRYTAQRLSGMKYKVQTADRSFKVDLEKKKCECRVFQLDQLPCSHSIAAISEAGDTIAEYVDSYYTNDFLIDTYSREVNNLPPRR
- the LOC131026114 gene encoding uncharacterized protein LOC131026114; the encoded protein is MTRSHSVRGPVRDARPHEPARHSVDPGKSPAPHTSSSSSGSRSVSSPSEGEVDRKWVKKTIRQEIKKAFGKFVDKLKGKGKKDRCKKSKHFPVPDSPDDDDQRRSPDDYQPRSPPQRRSPPPSASGPDASGPSVSRSCDDDPRGEEPSSIQTQDYNEQWRAMNQSVQGDYTPAEQTFDWSTQVYPHWSSPFLKPQYRTETPIFFAEPLTSIAPHEWGQSSSAGQAQTEEPEPQAEQPQVLLLQHLEQPPAEQPPAEPPRRSQRVRRPSNYQRSPWVNSQMPRPVTQVCSDHYEKWMARCREGRGREIYVKASGGLREYDDFARVDNVSQEFTTGDIDLYFLSLRNRLRASADLLDDVDMNNTIILDTDWFIYLQGEWDALLEKWARSEFTPDEYHILTHGAVADGWQPRIDWLCQIRGKAVKGHELPPGHIGWMDATHVLMPVIIGHHFVLCRIRLGELVCEVYDPVFHKLSPRQQDGRVGELLPLLRLLPIVLQLARWLDDTSIDSTVAKEKYPLMTAVFAPAEVQFHQQDSVSCGPFVCMYAERLISGSPSIEWGNHNVAAYRAKIARSIFSLCETRKARITRLGSA